The following proteins are encoded in a genomic region of Deltaproteobacteria bacterium:
- a CDS encoding DNA-directed RNA polymerase subunit omega, which translates to MARVTVEDCLRKIDSRFALVHLTAKRVRQLEKGAKRMVPSDNKLVVQALREIAAGKARGELPEDPDQD; encoded by the coding sequence ATGGCCCGTGTCACCGTTGAAGATTGTTTGCGAAAAATCGACAGCCGCTTTGCCTTGGTGCATCTGACGGCCAAGCGGGTGCGTCAGCTTGAAAAAGGGGCGAAACGAATGGTCCCCTCGGATAACAAACTGGTGGTCCAGGCCCTGCGCGAAATCGCCGCCGGCAAGGCCCGCGGCGAACTCCCCGAAGACCCCGATCAAGATTGA
- a CDS encoding NAD+ synthase, whose protein sequence is MKIALGQINSTVGDIEGNLKKILQAVQKAGGAGADLAVFHEMTLLGYPPRDLLELPHVIEKNRAAVEKVASAAVGIAVLVGLVEKNPEKTGKPLFNSAAWCEEGKIKKVFHKSLLPSYDVFDETRYFEPGPVRDTIDYRGRIWGVSICEDIWNDPAFWGRRLYPEDPIAELVGKGSEILVNISASPYSIGKFNVRRDMISALARRHHLPVVYVNQVGGNDELIFDGGSMVVGPEGNLLALAPFFKEGVTFVELDNSKKGIFNQPHSGAEGGQAGKLMPEGMRQTARQFDDLPMEGPPNNAAGPPSSLAEATRAPLNDMALLEEALVFGLRDYVRKCGFKKVALGLSGGIDSALTACLAVKAVGPANVLGLIMPSRYSSNHSLADAERLAKNLKMRTREIRINPLHSAYEKSFRKMFGRRKADATEENIQARIRGNLLMAVSNKLGHLVLSTGNKSELAVGYCTLYGDMSGGLAVISDLPKTMVYKLSRYINRKKEIIPQNCLTKPPSAELKPNQTDQDSLPPYEILDGILKAYVEDLRSEEEIIKMGYEKGAVQKVIRMIDRNEYKRRQAAPGLRVTSRAFGMGRRFPIAQAPTTPPPGLKSPPSEALRNRHPS, encoded by the coding sequence ATGAAAATCGCGCTTGGACAAATCAACTCGACTGTCGGGGACATCGAGGGAAATTTAAAAAAGATCCTTCAGGCCGTGCAAAAGGCGGGAGGAGCCGGCGCCGATCTGGCCGTTTTCCACGAAATGACCCTTCTGGGTTACCCGCCGCGTGATCTGCTGGAGCTTCCTCATGTCATCGAAAAAAACCGGGCGGCAGTTGAGAAGGTGGCGTCTGCGGCTGTCGGCATTGCGGTTCTTGTCGGCCTCGTGGAAAAAAATCCCGAAAAAACGGGAAAGCCCCTCTTCAATTCCGCCGCCTGGTGCGAGGAGGGAAAGATCAAAAAGGTTTTTCACAAGAGCCTTCTCCCGTCCTACGATGTGTTCGATGAAACGCGCTATTTTGAGCCCGGCCCTGTCCGCGACACCATCGATTACCGGGGGCGCATCTGGGGGGTGTCGATCTGCGAGGATATCTGGAACGACCCCGCTTTTTGGGGCCGACGTCTCTATCCCGAAGATCCGATTGCCGAACTGGTGGGGAAGGGTTCCGAAATTCTCGTCAACATTTCCGCCTCCCCCTATTCCATCGGCAAGTTTAATGTTCGTCGCGACATGATTTCGGCGCTGGCCAGGCGCCACCATCTGCCGGTGGTCTATGTGAATCAGGTGGGGGGGAATGACGAGCTGATCTTTGACGGCGGCTCGATGGTCGTTGGGCCGGAGGGAAATCTTCTGGCGCTGGCCCCTTTCTTTAAAGAGGGGGTGACCTTTGTTGAGTTGGACAATTCTAAAAAGGGGATTTTTAACCAGCCGCACAGCGGCGCTGAGGGGGGTCAAGCAGGTAAACTCATGCCAGAAGGCATGAGGCAAACTGCGCGACAGTTCGATGACTTGCCGATGGAGGGCCCGCCAAACAACGCGGCGGGTCCGCCGAGCAGTTTGGCGGAGGCGACGCGAGCCCCTCTGAACGACATGGCGCTTCTGGAAGAGGCGCTTGTCTTTGGATTGCGCGATTATGTGAGAAAATGCGGATTCAAGAAAGTGGCCCTGGGGCTATCCGGCGGCATCGATTCGGCGCTCACCGCCTGTCTGGCGGTCAAGGCGGTCGGCCCCGCAAATGTGCTGGGGCTGATCATGCCCTCCCGTTATTCCAGCAACCACAGCCTCGCCGACGCAGAGCGGCTTGCCAAAAATTTGAAGATGCGGACAAGGGAAATTCGCATCAACCCCCTGCATTCCGCCTATGAAAAAAGTTTCCGGAAAATGTTCGGGAGGAGAAAGGCCGATGCGACTGAGGAAAATATCCAAGCGCGCATCCGCGGCAATTTGTTGATGGCGGTCTCGAACAAACTGGGGCATCTGGTTTTAAGCACCGGGAACAAATCGGAACTGGCGGTGGGTTATTGCACCTTGTACGGCGATATGTCCGGCGGCCTCGCGGTGATTTCCGACCTGCCGAAGACGATGGTTTACAAGTTGTCGCGGTATATCAATCGAAAAAAGGAAATTATTCCGCAAAACTGCCTCACCAAACCGCCGTCGGCGGAACTCAAGCCCAATCAAACCGACCAGGACAGCCTACCGCCGTATGAAATCCTCGACGGCATTTTAAAGGCCTACGTGGAGGATTTAAGGAGCGAGGAGGAGATTATCAAGATGGGTTATGAGAAGGGGGCGGTTCAAAAAGTCATCCGGATGATTGATCGCAACGAGTACAAACGCCGCCAGGCCGCCCCCGGTCTGCGCGTCACCTCCAGGGCCTTCGGGATGGGGCGCCGCTTTCCGATTGCGCAAGCCCCTACGACGCCACCGCCTGGATTGAAATCCCCTCCGTCGGAAGCCCTTCGGAATCGACATCCATCTTGA